One window from the genome of Betaproteobacteria bacterium encodes:
- the gspN gene encoding type II secretion system protein N: MRPLRALLLGIAAYGVFLLATAPAGLIPARLATATGGQVTLANATGSAWDGTARATIATYGAAIVLGEVSWRFLPSRLLAGRAAFAIEARSGALQAQAEVSRSPMAWQVRDLRANGDASTVAAIFPLAATWQPGGAIAIEAEHLTWDGERATGVANAQWRDASLALSEARPLGSWRAQAQAEGASTRITLSTTKGPLLLSGSGTLVIPGRLAFSGVARAEPGRERELEGLLNLLGPRRADGAHAIEVR, encoded by the coding sequence ATGCGGCCGCTGCGTGCGCTTCTTCTCGGCATCGCCGCCTATGGCGTCTTCCTCCTCGCCACGGCGCCCGCGGGCCTGATCCCCGCGCGGCTCGCTACGGCCACGGGCGGGCAGGTGACGCTGGCGAACGCGACCGGCTCGGCGTGGGACGGAACGGCACGCGCGACGATCGCCACGTACGGCGCGGCAATCGTCCTCGGCGAGGTGAGCTGGCGGTTCCTGCCCTCTCGCCTGCTGGCCGGCCGCGCCGCTTTCGCGATCGAGGCGCGGTCGGGCGCGCTGCAGGCGCAAGCGGAAGTATCCCGCAGCCCGATGGCGTGGCAGGTACGCGACCTGCGCGCGAACGGTGACGCCTCGACGGTGGCCGCGATCTTTCCTCTCGCGGCGACGTGGCAGCCGGGGGGCGCGATCGCGATCGAGGCCGAGCACCTCACCTGGGACGGGGAACGGGCAACAGGCGTTGCAAACGCGCAGTGGCGTGATGCGTCCCTGGCCCTTTCGGAAGCGCGTCCGCTCGGCAGCTGGCGCGCGCAGGCCCAGGCCGAGGGCGCCTCGACGAGAATCACGCTGTCCACCACGAAGGGGCCGCTGCTCCTGTCGGGCAGCGGGACGCTGGTGATCCCCGGACGGTTGGCCTTTTCGGGCGTTGCGCGCGCCGAACCCGGGCGCGAACGCGAACTCGAAGGCCTGCTGAACCTCCTCGGTCCTCGCCGTGCCGACGGTGCGCATGCGATCGAGGTGCGCTGA
- a CDS encoding hydrolase translates to MGAPEYRAPRWLANAHLQTIYGSLFAARPAVRYRRERWETPDDDFVDADHVDGPPGSPWVVLFHGLEGSSDSPYARTLMHRVAERGWRGTVVHFRGCSGEPNRLPRAYHSGDADELDWVLRRLRSLAGDAPVYATGISLGGNALLKWLGELGDEASPIVTRAAAVSAPLDLMAAGEALGQGFSIVYAKHFLATMKSRAAAKHARFPGSFDLQAMRGSRTLREFDNVVTAPLHGFRDTDDYWTRASSKPVLRQVVVPTLVLNARDDPFLPERALPAPQEVSAAIKVEFPDRGGHVAFVSGAFPGHIGWLPARLLHFFDHQE, encoded by the coding sequence GTGGGCGCGCCCGAATACCGCGCGCCGCGCTGGCTCGCGAACGCGCACCTGCAGACCATCTACGGCTCACTGTTCGCCGCCCGGCCTGCGGTTCGCTATCGCCGCGAGCGCTGGGAGACGCCCGACGACGATTTTGTCGATGCCGACCACGTCGATGGCCCGCCGGGCAGCCCCTGGGTCGTGCTGTTCCACGGCCTCGAGGGTTCCTCGGATTCCCCGTACGCCCGCACCCTCATGCACCGCGTGGCCGAGCGCGGGTGGCGCGGCACGGTCGTGCACTTCCGCGGATGCAGCGGCGAGCCCAACCGCCTGCCGCGCGCCTACCACTCGGGCGACGCCGACGAGCTGGACTGGGTGCTGCGCCGCCTGCGCTCGCTCGCCGGGGATGCGCCCGTGTACGCGACCGGCATCTCGCTGGGCGGCAACGCGCTGCTCAAGTGGCTGGGCGAACTCGGCGACGAGGCATCGCCCATCGTCACGCGCGCCGCGGCCGTATCGGCACCTCTCGACCTCATGGCCGCGGGCGAGGCGCTCGGGCAGGGCTTCTCGATCGTCTATGCGAAGCACTTCCTGGCGACGATGAAGAGCCGCGCCGCCGCCAAGCACGCGCGCTTCCCGGGCAGCTTCGACCTTCAGGCCATGCGCGGTTCGAGGACCTTGCGGGAGTTCGACAACGTGGTGACGGCACCCCTGCACGGCTTTCGCGACACCGACGACTACTGGACGCGCGCCAGCTCCAAGCCGGTGCTGCGGCAAGTCGTGGTGCCCACGCTCGTGCTCAACGCCCGCGACGATCCCTTCCTGCCCGAGCGCGCCTTGCCCGCTCCGCAGGAGGTCTCGGCGGCGATCAAGGTAGAATTTCCGGACC
- a CDS encoding type II secretion system protein M → MNAPAFWTARNARERSVIAWAGAAVALLLLAVFAWLPLERARSRIGADLPALRASVAQMRAQADEVKALRTLPARSGATAVALGTLVASGTLAQGLPGARLSAIDAKRVRLAVDDASWTRLVEWLSSASAAHGLSVDEATIEALPSTGRVRATLVLAAP, encoded by the coding sequence ATGAACGCGCCCGCCTTCTGGACTGCGCGAAACGCGCGCGAACGCAGCGTCATCGCCTGGGCCGGCGCGGCGGTGGCGCTGCTCCTGCTCGCGGTGTTCGCCTGGCTTCCGCTGGAGCGCGCCCGGAGCAGAATCGGCGCGGACCTGCCTGCGCTGCGCGCCTCGGTGGCGCAGATGCGCGCGCAGGCCGACGAGGTGAAGGCGCTCAGGACCCTGCCCGCGCGCAGCGGGGCGACCGCGGTGGCGCTCGGCACCCTGGTTGCATCCGGCACGCTCGCGCAGGGGCTCCCCGGCGCGCGCCTGTCCGCGATCGACGCGAAGCGGGTGCGCCTCGCGGTGGACGACGCCTCGTGGACGCGCCTGGTCGAGTGGCTGTCGTCGGCCAGTGCCGCGCACGGCCTCAGCGTGGACGAGGCGACGATCGAGGCCCTGCCCTCGACCGGCCGCGTGCGCGCCACCCTCGTGCTCGCCGCCCCCTGA